The following coding sequences lie in one Nodularia sp. LEGE 06071 genomic window:
- a CDS encoding circadian clock protein KaiA: MFPCQTQKPQQLFQQMTQVDRQVLLEQLKSDYRQILINYFTTDKSLKEKIDQFINAVFCANIPVPQIIEFHMELIEDFSIQLRLEGRSDEALLDYRLALIDILAHLCEHYRCSISK; encoded by the coding sequence GTGTTTCCATGCCAGACGCAAAAACCACAGCAGTTATTTCAGCAGATGACTCAAGTTGATCGACAGGTATTATTAGAACAACTCAAATCAGATTATCGCCAGATTCTTATAAATTACTTTACTACAGATAAAAGTCTGAAAGAAAAAATTGATCAATTTATCAATGCAGTATTTTGTGCTAATATTCCTGTGCCTCAAATTATAGAATTTCACATGGAACTAATTGAAGACTTTTCCATACAGCTAAGACTAGAAGGCAGGAGCGATGAAGCATTACTTGATTATCGTTTAGCACTCATAGATATCCTAGCTCACCTCTGCGAACATTATAGGTGTTCGATTTCTAAATAA
- the kaiC gene encoding circadian clock protein KaiC — MSEKDQAAPNNTPMAGVEKIRTMIEGFDDISHGGLPIGRTTLVSGTSGTGKTLFSLQFLYNGITRFDEAGVFVTFEESPSDIIKNAQIFGWNLQRLIDEGKLFILDASPDPEGQDIVGNFDLSALIERLQYAIRKYKAQRVSIDSITAVFQQYEAMGVVRREIFRLVARLKLLYVTTIITTERSEEYGSVASFGVEEFVSDNVVIVRNVLEGERRRRTIEILKLRGTTHMKGEYPFTITNEGVNIFPLGAMRLTQRSSNIRVSSGVKTLDEMCGGGFFKDSIILTTGATGTGKTLLVSKFLQDACIKGEQAILFAYEESRAQLSRNAYSWGIDFEELERQGLLKIICTYPESTGLEDHLQIIKSEIAAFKPSRIAIDSLSALARGVSNNAFRQFVIGVTGYAKQEEITGFFTNTTDQFLGSHSITDSHISTITDTILMLQYVEIRGEMSRAINVFKMRGSWHDKGIREYNITADGPEIKDSFRNYERIISGAPTRVSIDEKAELSRIVQRFEKKPSSDS, encoded by the coding sequence ATGAGCGAAAAAGACCAAGCAGCGCCAAACAACACCCCAATGGCTGGGGTAGAAAAAATTCGCACGATGATAGAGGGCTTTGATGATATTAGCCACGGTGGTTTACCTATTGGTAGAACTACCTTAGTTAGTGGTACATCTGGCACAGGCAAAACTTTATTTTCCTTGCAATTTCTCTACAACGGGATTACCCGCTTTGATGAAGCGGGTGTATTTGTTACCTTTGAAGAATCCCCCAGTGATATTATTAAAAATGCCCAAATTTTTGGGTGGAATTTACAACGCCTCATTGACGAAGGTAAGTTATTTATTCTGGATGCTTCACCAGATCCCGAAGGTCAAGATATTGTGGGTAACTTTGACCTTTCGGCACTTATTGAGCGTTTGCAATATGCAATTCGCAAATATAAAGCCCAACGAGTCTCAATCGACTCAATCACAGCCGTCTTTCAGCAGTATGAAGCGATGGGAGTCGTGCGGCGGGAGATTTTTCGCCTTGTAGCCCGTCTCAAGCTACTGTATGTCACAACGATTATTACCACCGAACGTAGCGAGGAATACGGTTCTGTTGCTTCTTTTGGAGTAGAAGAATTTGTTTCTGATAATGTGGTAATTGTGCGTAACGTATTAGAAGGAGAACGTCGCCGCCGCACAATTGAAATTCTCAAATTGCGGGGTACAACTCACATGAAAGGCGAGTATCCTTTTACAATTACCAATGAAGGAGTCAACATTTTTCCCTTGGGAGCAATGCGCTTGACTCAACGCTCTTCTAATATCAGAGTATCTTCTGGAGTCAAAACCCTCGATGAAATGTGCGGGGGTGGTTTCTTTAAAGATTCTATTATTCTGACAACGGGAGCTACTGGAACTGGTAAAACTTTATTAGTCAGTAAATTTTTGCAAGATGCCTGCATCAAGGGTGAACAAGCAATATTATTTGCTTATGAAGAATCCCGCGCGCAACTGTCTCGCAATGCTTACTCTTGGGGAATTGATTTTGAAGAATTAGAACGTCAAGGGTTACTCAAAATAATTTGCACCTATCCTGAATCAACTGGTTTAGAAGACCACTTGCAAATTATTAAATCAGAAATTGCCGCCTTTAAGCCATCTCGCATTGCCATTGACTCCCTTTCTGCCCTCGCTAGAGGCGTAAGCAATAATGCCTTCCGCCAGTTTGTCATCGGTGTGACTGGTTATGCCAAGCAAGAAGAAATAACTGGTTTTTTTACTAACACAACTGATCAATTTCTAGGGTCACATTCCATTACTGACTCCCATATTTCCACAATTACGGACACAATTTTGATGTTGCAGTACGTGGAAATTCGCGGCGAAATGTCACGGGCAATTAATGTCTTCAAAATGCGCGGTTCGTGGCATGACAAAGGTATCCGTGAGTACAATATTACTGCTGACGGCCCCGAAATTAAAGATTCTTTCCGTAACTACGAACGAATTATTAGTGGTGCGCCTACCCGCGTTAGTATCGATGAAAAGGCGGAATTGTCTCGCATAGTTCAACGTTTTGAAAAGAAACCGAGTTCCGATTCCTAA
- the kaiB gene encoding circadian clock protein KaiB produces the protein MNKARKTYVLKLYVAGNTPNSVRALKILKNILEEEFQGVYALKVIDVLKNPQLAEEDKILATPTLSKILPPPVRKIIGDLSDRERVLIGLDLLYEELSEEYWEE, from the coding sequence ATGAATAAAGCCAGAAAGACTTATGTTCTCAAACTTTATGTAGCCGGGAACACACCTAACTCAGTAAGGGCATTAAAAATCCTGAAAAACATTTTAGAAGAAGAATTTCAAGGTGTCTATGCTTTAAAAGTAATTGATGTCCTAAAAAACCCACAGTTAGCCGAAGAAGACAAAATATTAGCTACACCAACATTATCTAAAATTTTGCCACCACCCGTTCGCAAAATAATTGGTGACCTATCAGACAGAGAAAGAGTGTTAATTGGATTAGACTTACTTTATGAAGAACTGAGTGAAGAATATTGGGAAGAGTAA